The proteins below come from a single Chitinophaga pinensis DSM 2588 genomic window:
- a CDS encoding helix-turn-helix domain-containing protein produces the protein MANVKTQRIKTISEFHQLRGLSTPEHPLISIVDYAAIKRPSDISEISWVCDFYNISLKRGLDAKLKYGQQEYDFDEGLMFFISPNQVFRVAAEPNASSERSGWMLLIHPDFLWNTPLAKKIRQYEYFGYSVNEALFLSEKEETIINNIIQAIRQEYHSNIDKFSQQIIISQIETLLNYSERFYHRQFLTRKISNHKVLDRMEDVLADYFNNEEALKNGLPTVQYLANALHVSTKYLSSLLKVLTGQTAQQHIHEQLIERAKEKLSTTDLSVNEIAYELGFEHPQSFTKLFKLKTSLSPLAFRKSFN, from the coding sequence ATGGCAAATGTAAAAACACAAAGAATTAAAACGATCAGTGAGTTTCATCAACTCAGGGGATTGTCTACGCCAGAGCATCCGCTGATCAGTATCGTGGATTATGCGGCTATCAAACGTCCGTCTGATATCAGTGAAATAAGCTGGGTATGCGACTTTTATAATATATCCCTTAAACGGGGACTGGATGCTAAACTGAAGTATGGTCAGCAGGAATATGATTTTGATGAAGGTCTCATGTTTTTCATTTCCCCCAACCAGGTGTTCCGTGTGGCCGCAGAACCGAATGCGTCTTCGGAGCGCTCCGGATGGATGTTGCTGATTCACCCGGATTTTCTCTGGAATACACCCCTGGCGAAGAAGATCCGGCAATATGAATACTTTGGCTATTCCGTGAATGAGGCATTGTTTCTTTCTGAAAAAGAAGAAACAATCATTAACAACATCATTCAGGCGATACGACAGGAATACCATTCCAACATTGATAAATTCAGTCAGCAAATTATTATTTCCCAGATAGAAACTTTGCTCAATTACTCCGAGCGATTCTATCACAGGCAGTTCCTTACCCGGAAGATCAGTAACCACAAGGTGCTGGACCGTATGGAGGATGTACTTGCGGATTACTTTAACAATGAAGAAGCGCTGAAGAATGGTTTGCCGACTGTGCAGTACCTGGCGAATGCGCTGCATGTATCTACCAAGTACCTGAGCAGTTTATTAAAGGTGCTGACAGGACAAACGGCACAACAGCATATTCATGAACAGCTGATAGAAAGGGCAAAAGAGAAGTTATCAACAACGGACTTGTCGGTGAATGAGATCGCGTATGAATTAGGATTTGAACATCCACAGTCATTTACTAAGTTGTTTAAACTGAAGACAAGCCTTTCTCCGCTGGCATTCCGGAAGAGCTTTAATTAA
- a CDS encoding SusC/RagA family TonB-linked outer membrane protein, whose amino-acid sequence MKKCTSSFNLCLMLLFSMFFVHGTYAQGRKSTETTLVSFSGASIPLSTLVEKIENETQFHILGIIAYDSIMVSADLAGKPLSFVLDEINRKYGLKWEVYGWDIHLTQTFPPKNASASGQQLIIPAPRLYQFRGTVSDNDGKPLFEATVTRCGTNKKKITNEKGAFSLDAEDSVITIAVSFVGCESVEQIIHYRQKYNIVLKQVSTSIKEVICDGYSKESREASMATIFTLTSSEIEKHPANNLADVLRGRVPGLNIVPLNGVTGSSFKFELRGRNSILNAGSPLFLINGVPIVSDNLNQLSSVITNNTTAGAGPFIVINVNEIESVQVSRDAIATSIYGSRGGNGVIAIWLKSAVPGVSRMVANVNTGISSVAHKFNLLSPDQYMDLRKEAFKNDGITPVNSRGGAGYAPDLFDTTEKYIDWQKLLYGRVTSVTDANLSVSHGGDLVSSYIGFGYWREGSVMDNDMNFQRISLNSSLKCFLPDKRFSIESQFYFSSNTNKIFNGSLMGVLLPQNAARFMGRNKDLKWAEWLDWSRNPDADRKKTYKMNINSVIFNLSPQFLSHNKKLLVKTNIGANANFVNESSLIPSGAMMPLPADSLPGRSFLANSVSNSIIVEPVVEYTWRWLKLLAGGTYQYSKTSGDSSSGYYYDHRYAPAEGRAPLITDRSPVIREYKYGSVFGKLDYNYSNIYFFNFTIRRDGSSRFAPQTRFGNFWATAIAWNFAKESFLRIPKKTLEYAKLRFSYGITGSDQIGDYRYLQFWQPSKASLPDTKGLSLGSLYNSKYSWEQSEKIEFSLDFLMFDGKFSGNVAYFLNRNTRQLVEYKLPRQTGYKSILKNFDAEIQNRGIELFLEARQLKLGAFQLSAGFNLTAAKNTLGSFDGLSQSDYSSRFIIGKSLNAKKLYRWNGVDKATGFDKFDDINGDDKLNENDLMYFDHTDPKYQGGLTLSVSYKGWSFSTSSEFKKVSVPSYTYNVLMGGANWGSLSNQLAVVDKRWRQPGDEAEFSKASALSNSPVNLYRANLINSSRAITNGSFWALRDVNICYTFRNPDLAIRHIDKIELSLKAQNLLTISPYDAGDAEIANLYALPTLRTVVASLKIYFGNPLKKKMI is encoded by the coding sequence ATGAAAAAATGTACATCTAGCTTTAACCTCTGTCTGATGCTGCTATTCAGTATGTTTTTTGTACATGGAACGTATGCTCAGGGACGAAAATCAACCGAAACAACTTTAGTTTCTTTTAGCGGGGCAAGTATTCCTTTATCTACGCTTGTCGAGAAGATTGAGAATGAAACGCAATTTCATATTCTTGGGATCATTGCGTATGACAGTATTATGGTATCAGCCGATCTTGCGGGAAAACCTTTGTCTTTTGTATTGGATGAGATCAACAGAAAGTATGGTCTTAAATGGGAAGTATATGGTTGGGATATTCACCTGACCCAGACTTTCCCACCTAAAAATGCATCTGCGTCGGGGCAGCAGTTGATTATACCTGCGCCCAGACTGTATCAGTTCAGAGGCACTGTCTCCGATAATGATGGTAAGCCCTTGTTTGAAGCAACAGTGACCCGCTGTGGGACCAATAAGAAAAAAATCACAAATGAAAAGGGGGCGTTTTCGTTAGATGCAGAAGATTCTGTTATTACTATAGCCGTGTCTTTCGTAGGATGTGAGTCGGTGGAGCAAATTATTCATTACAGACAGAAATACAATATTGTTTTAAAACAGGTGAGTACCTCTATTAAAGAAGTGATTTGTGATGGCTATTCGAAAGAATCACGTGAAGCATCTATGGCGACTATATTTACGCTAACGTCTTCGGAAATAGAAAAACATCCAGCCAATAATCTGGCAGATGTACTTAGAGGAAGGGTGCCCGGATTGAATATTGTTCCCTTGAATGGAGTGACGGGATCGTCTTTTAAGTTTGAGTTAAGAGGAAGAAACTCTATACTAAATGCAGGCAGTCCTTTGTTTTTGATCAATGGTGTTCCCATTGTTAGTGATAACCTCAATCAGTTGTCAAGTGTCATTACCAATAATACAACAGCAGGGGCTGGTCCTTTTATTGTCATAAATGTGAATGAAATAGAGTCTGTTCAGGTATCCAGAGATGCGATCGCTACAAGTATTTATGGCAGCCGTGGAGGGAACGGAGTGATTGCCATCTGGCTGAAGTCTGCCGTTCCGGGTGTTTCACGGATGGTTGCAAATGTGAATACCGGGATAAGTAGTGTGGCTCATAAGTTCAATTTGTTATCGCCAGATCAGTATATGGATTTGCGTAAGGAGGCTTTTAAGAATGATGGTATTACACCGGTGAATAGTCGCGGAGGAGCGGGTTATGCGCCGGATTTGTTTGATACGACTGAAAAATATATTGATTGGCAGAAATTACTGTATGGTCGCGTAACATCTGTGACAGATGCTAATCTTTCTGTCTCACATGGTGGAGACCTTGTTTCATCTTATATCGGATTTGGATATTGGCGGGAGGGGTCTGTAATGGACAATGATATGAATTTCCAGCGGATATCCCTTAATTCTTCATTAAAGTGTTTTCTGCCAGACAAGCGATTCTCCATTGAGTCGCAATTTTATTTTTCTTCAAATACAAATAAAATATTTAACGGATCCCTGATGGGCGTTTTGCTTCCCCAGAATGCTGCCCGGTTTATGGGCCGGAACAAGGATCTGAAATGGGCAGAATGGCTGGACTGGTCGAGGAATCCGGATGCAGACAGGAAGAAGACATATAAAATGAACATCAACAGTGTCATATTTAATCTAAGTCCACAGTTCCTTAGCCATAATAAAAAACTGCTTGTTAAGACAAACATTGGTGCGAATGCAAATTTTGTGAATGAAAGTTCTCTAATACCTTCTGGCGCAATGATGCCGCTTCCCGCTGATTCCCTGCCAGGAAGATCTTTTCTCGCAAACAGTGTGTCAAATAGTATTATCGTCGAACCGGTCGTGGAATATACCTGGAGATGGTTGAAATTATTAGCAGGAGGGACTTATCAGTATTCTAAAACAAGCGGTGATAGTAGTTCCGGATATTATTATGATCATCGTTATGCACCTGCTGAAGGGAGGGCTCCTTTGATTACGGATCGCAGTCCTGTAATCCGTGAATATAAATACGGGTCTGTATTTGGTAAGCTGGATTATAATTATTCGAATATTTACTTCTTCAACTTTACCATCAGGAGAGATGGCAGTAGTCGGTTTGCACCCCAGACCAGATTCGGTAATTTCTGGGCGACTGCTATTGCATGGAATTTTGCAAAGGAATCATTTTTAAGAATTCCGAAGAAGACATTGGAGTACGCGAAGTTAAGATTTAGCTATGGCATAACAGGAAGCGATCAGATCGGGGACTACAGGTATTTACAATTCTGGCAACCGTCCAAAGCGTCTTTGCCCGACACGAAAGGTCTTTCATTAGGATCGCTGTATAATTCCAAGTACTCATGGGAGCAAAGTGAAAAAATAGAATTCTCACTGGATTTTTTGATGTTTGATGGAAAGTTTTCGGGTAACGTCGCTTATTTTCTAAACAGAAATACGAGACAGCTGGTGGAATACAAGCTTCCCCGCCAGACAGGCTATAAAAGTATCCTTAAGAATTTTGATGCTGAAATCCAGAATCGTGGAATCGAGTTGTTCCTTGAGGCCAGGCAGTTGAAGCTAGGCGCTTTTCAGTTGAGTGCAGGGTTTAATCTGACTGCCGCAAAGAATACCCTTGGTTCGTTTGACGGACTGAGTCAATCGGACTATTCTTCCAGGTTTATCATAGGGAAGTCACTTAATGCTAAAAAGTTATATCGTTGGAATGGTGTTGATAAAGCAACCGGCTTTGACAAATTTGATGATATTAATGGTGATGATAAGTTAAACGAAAATGATCTGATGTATTTTGATCATACTGATCCAAAGTATCAGGGAGGGCTGACGCTGAGTGTCAGTTATAAGGGATGGTCATTTTCTACCTCTTCCGAATTCAAAAAAGTCTCGGTACCCAGTTACACCTATAATGTCCTGATGGGAGGGGCAAACTGGGGTAGTCTTTCCAATCAACTGGCCGTTGTTGATAAACGTTGGCGTCAGCCAGGCGATGAAGCTGAGTTTTCGAAGGCATCCGCATTATCTAACAGTCCTGTGAATTTATACAGGGCTAATCTCATTAATTCCAGTCGTGCTATTACTAACGGCAGCTTTTGGGCACTAAGAGATGTTAATATATGTTACACATTCAGAAACCCTGATCTGGCCATCAGGCACATTGATAAAATTGAGTTGTCCTTAAAGGCGCAGAATTTACTGACCATTTCGCCATACGATGCAGGCGATGCTGAAATAGCAAACCTGTATGCTTTGCCTACACTCCGAACTGTCGTTGCAAGCCTTAAAATTTATTTTGGTAATCCCTTAAAGAAGAAAATGATATGA
- a CDS encoding ATP-binding protein, translating to MSNNNSFVKGSLFEEDYLIRTLGPLGHSPEVALTELVSNAWDAGATKVDIFIPEHSGDYLTVADNGTGLTPEDFEHRWMKLGYNRLKHQGKNVIFPPGVDGNRLAYGRNGVGRHGLLCFNNEYTVITNAGGNKSTFTVTTESEEQPFVIKDKKVEQSNLHGTTLKVLVNKNLPKSERILQIISARFLHDPKFLVSINRQSVQLNQHTGLLDTSILKIDEKTTLKAHFLDSTQSARSTIYQGIAFWQSNKLVGEPSWSLGGEIVIDGRTKFAKRYTVVVETNDLADYITEDWTGFKNNSYMDKIYAVVMEYVNKMLTTVADEYVEEAKQQVKANFSEDIAQLTPLGKYEVIEAIETITSAHPTARPETISIAVQAIINLEKTRSGKELLIRLASLSEDDFIGLNELLQKWSIKDALIVLNEIDNRISLIEAIRKLSSDPDVDELHVLHPLVSGARWLFGPEFESPEYSSNRQLQTAVEQVFKKKIDPTVFLNNKKRPDIVLLKDSTASVTGIEAFDSDSGLATVNKILIIELKRGGFNLTRDERNQAQGYVEDFMNCGRLIGAPYIEAFVIGQSFAKNLQPITTVKNANDVEMGKIRLSTFSQLIDTAEKRLFGLRDKLNERYDDIPGIDLFKAQATQIALKL from the coding sequence ATGAGCAATAACAATTCATTCGTAAAAGGGTCATTATTTGAAGAAGATTACCTGATCAGAACACTTGGGCCGCTTGGTCATTCACCTGAAGTTGCCTTAACAGAATTAGTTTCTAATGCATGGGATGCAGGAGCAACCAAAGTAGATATATTTATTCCGGAACATAGTGGAGATTATTTAACTGTAGCAGATAATGGAACAGGGCTGACACCAGAAGACTTTGAACATCGCTGGATGAAACTGGGCTATAACAGATTAAAACACCAGGGGAAAAACGTCATATTTCCTCCTGGGGTAGATGGTAATAGACTTGCCTATGGTCGAAATGGTGTTGGTAGGCATGGATTGCTTTGCTTTAATAATGAATATACAGTTATCACTAATGCTGGTGGTAATAAATCGACATTCACTGTTACGACTGAAAGCGAAGAGCAACCATTTGTTATTAAAGATAAAAAAGTAGAACAATCCAACTTACACGGAACAACGTTGAAAGTTCTTGTAAATAAAAATTTGCCAAAATCGGAAAGAATTCTACAAATAATTTCAGCCCGATTTCTACATGATCCAAAATTTCTGGTTTCGATCAATAGGCAATCGGTCCAACTGAATCAACATACGGGATTATTAGACACTTCTATTCTGAAAATAGATGAAAAGACTACTTTAAAAGCCCATTTTCTGGATTCAACACAGAGCGCAAGATCTACTATCTATCAAGGTATTGCCTTTTGGCAAAGCAATAAATTAGTGGGAGAACCTTCGTGGTCCCTGGGAGGAGAAATTGTTATAGATGGAAGGACCAAATTCGCTAAAAGATATACGGTAGTTGTAGAGACAAACGATCTCGCTGATTATATAACTGAGGATTGGACCGGATTTAAGAATAACTCATATATGGATAAGATATATGCAGTAGTAATGGAGTATGTTAACAAAATGCTTACAACTGTTGCCGATGAATATGTTGAGGAAGCAAAACAACAGGTAAAAGCCAATTTTTCTGAAGATATCGCACAATTAACGCCTTTAGGCAAATATGAGGTTATCGAAGCAATAGAGACTATCACTTCAGCTCATCCAACCGCTCGTCCGGAAACAATATCAATCGCCGTTCAGGCAATTATTAATTTAGAGAAAACCCGCTCGGGCAAAGAACTATTGATAAGACTTGCCAGTCTTTCAGAGGACGATTTCATAGGATTAAATGAACTTTTACAAAAGTGGTCAATTAAAGATGCGCTTATCGTATTGAATGAAATAGATAATCGTATTTCATTAATTGAAGCAATTCGGAAGTTATCATCAGATCCCGATGTTGATGAATTACATGTTTTACATCCGCTGGTTTCTGGCGCTCGTTGGCTTTTCGGTCCTGAGTTTGAATCTCCTGAGTATTCTTCTAATAGACAATTACAAACAGCTGTTGAACAGGTATTTAAGAAGAAAATCGATCCGACAGTATTCCTGAATAATAAAAAAAGACCGGATATTGTTTTATTGAAGGACTCAACTGCATCTGTAACAGGTATAGAGGCTTTTGATAGCGATTCAGGTTTAGCTACTGTAAACAAGATTTTAATCATTGAACTAAAGAGAGGTGGTTTCAATTTAACCCGTGATGAAAGAAACCAGGCTCAGGGATATGTTGAAGACTTTATGAATTGTGGAAGATTAATAGGTGCTCCTTATATAGAAGCTTTTGTAATTGGACAATCGTTCGCTAAAAATCTCCAGCCGATTACCACTGTAAAAAATGCAAATGATGTGGAAATGGGAAAAATTCGTCTTTCTACATTTTCCCAGTTAATAGATACCGCTGAAAAACGGTTGTTTGGCTTACGAGATAAGCTCAATGAACGTTATGACGATATTCCTGGAATCGATCTCTTTAAGGCTCAGGCTACACAAATAGCCCTGAAGTTATGA
- a CDS encoding RNA polymerase sigma factor, with product MIDYQDDPELLHRLSNNDQLAFKMIYEKYERFLYLLAYKNLQNKEGVEDLVQEIFIALWKKRSTATTILVLKAYLIRMCEYKVWKKNNAPKKTSSLDAMSYDTASQVLGRATDDSAMEHELIYLDQLSQFKNNLAKIHGTKRADVFIKVKVELLDEEDVAQSENITVGTVRKHVATVMKYLREQVQSKNQITPNPPHSL from the coding sequence ATGATAGACTACCAGGACGATCCGGAGCTGCTACACAGACTTAGCAATAATGACCAGCTCGCTTTTAAGATGATATATGAAAAGTATGAGCGCTTTTTGTATTTGCTTGCCTACAAAAATCTTCAGAATAAAGAAGGTGTGGAAGATCTCGTACAGGAAATTTTTATAGCGTTATGGAAAAAAAGATCGACTGCCACCACAATACTGGTGTTAAAAGCCTATCTGATAAGGATGTGCGAATACAAAGTCTGGAAAAAAAATAACGCGCCGAAAAAGACGTCTTCACTTGACGCGATGTCATATGATACAGCTTCTCAGGTTTTAGGCAGAGCCACAGACGACTCAGCGATGGAGCACGAACTTATTTATCTGGATCAATTATCTCAGTTTAAAAACAACCTGGCAAAAATTCATGGAACAAAAAGAGCAGACGTATTTATCAAAGTTAAAGTGGAGCTTCTTGATGAGGAAGATGTTGCCCAATCAGAAAACATTACTGTAGGTACTGTTAGAAAACATGTAGCAACAGTCATGAAATATCTACGCGAACAGGTTCAAAGCAAAAATCAGATCACCCCCAATCCCCCTCACTCACTTTAA
- a CDS encoding PH domain-containing protein yields MGLFSGLLGNAGAVDQAQLVKDYGKLLTPSENIELGFKLIRDTFIFTNKRMILVDKQGITGSKVEYLSVTYKSISRFSIETAGTFDLDAELKIWISSEVQPSIRKQFNKSVDVYEVQKVLAQHVLG; encoded by the coding sequence ATGGGACTTTTTTCAGGCTTACTTGGAAACGCCGGCGCTGTTGATCAGGCGCAACTCGTAAAAGATTACGGTAAACTTTTAACTCCTTCAGAAAACATTGAGCTTGGCTTCAAACTGATCAGGGACACTTTTATTTTCACCAACAAACGTATGATCCTGGTTGACAAACAAGGGATCACAGGTAGCAAAGTAGAATACCTGAGTGTAACCTACAAAAGTATTTCAAGATTCAGCATCGAAACTGCAGGCACCTTCGACCTGGACGCAGAACTGAAGATCTGGATCTCCAGCGAAGTACAACCAAGCATACGCAAACAGTTCAATAAGTCTGTAGACGTATACGAAGTACAGAAAGTACTGGCACAGCACGTACTGGGATAA
- a CDS encoding SDR family oxidoreductase, with protein MNIVLTGSLGNIGKPLAKALLQKGHSITVISSNADRQQEIESLGAKAAIGSMHDAAFLTAAFKGADIVYLMETLEAVGNFFDKQLDFIAAISQIGRNYKQAIEQTGVKQVIHLSSIGAHMDKGNGILAFHHNVENILQQLPGDVAIKFMRPVGFYTNMFSFVRGLKAKGAIVQNWGGDDKEPWVSPLDIATVIAEEVETPFEGRKIRYIASDEVSPNEIAAALGDAIGKPDLAWQVIPDDQLLENWLAIGMNPQIANGFMEMQASMRGGVLYEDYFRHRPTLGKVKLTDFAKDFAAVYNKD; from the coding sequence ATGAACATTGTACTTACAGGCTCATTAGGGAATATCGGAAAACCACTTGCAAAAGCATTGTTGCAGAAGGGACATTCCATTACCGTTATCAGCAGTAACGCAGACAGACAACAAGAGATCGAATCATTGGGCGCAAAAGCCGCTATTGGCAGTATGCATGATGCAGCATTCCTGACCGCGGCTTTTAAAGGGGCAGACATCGTCTACCTGATGGAAACACTGGAAGCTGTCGGCAACTTTTTTGACAAGCAGCTGGATTTTATTGCTGCAATCAGCCAGATCGGCCGAAATTACAAACAGGCGATTGAGCAGACAGGAGTAAAACAGGTAATACACCTCAGCAGTATCGGTGCGCACATGGATAAAGGAAATGGTATTCTTGCCTTCCATCATAATGTGGAAAACATCCTGCAGCAACTGCCGGGGGACGTTGCCATTAAGTTTATGCGCCCTGTTGGTTTTTACACTAACATGTTTTCGTTCGTACGTGGACTGAAAGCAAAAGGCGCCATCGTACAGAACTGGGGCGGGGATGACAAGGAGCCATGGGTGTCTCCGCTGGATATTGCGACTGTGATTGCCGAAGAAGTGGAGACTCCTTTTGAGGGCAGAAAGATCCGTTATATCGCGAGCGATGAAGTTTCTCCTAATGAAATCGCGGCTGCTTTAGGCGATGCTATCGGAAAACCGGATCTGGCATGGCAGGTGATTCCGGACGACCAGTTGCTGGAGAACTGGCTGGCAATTGGTATGAACCCACAGATCGCTAACGGCTTTATGGAAATGCAGGCCAGTATGCGGGGTGGCGTATTGTATGAAGATTATTTCCGCCACAGACCGACCCTGGGCAAAGTGAAACTGACCGATTTTGCAAAGGATTTTGCAGCCGTATACAACAAGGACTAA
- a CDS encoding FecR family protein, translated as MENISPAIETLIISEITGTISQEEKEILDLLIAVHPEVANISKHLHKKLGAVTIPKTDIDAIITSITNEINNVETLPAPSYKNNSRRRWYTIAGTTLAAAAVTAFIWFRPGNTSNIPSPHLDKAFFANNQKAITLTYGTAIKTIMGQGLSINEKGVITTDDGQVFDTEILPGENASVAVPDGGSYQLKLSDGTQIVMNSKTTATFPLIFGNRRNLTLAGEAYIEAAEDATKPFVVYAADTETKALGTAFNINSYKTGNVVVSLLKGKVRVSGGGQEKEITPGNAAIYSEGNIEISPNKKDLLDWAKGKIYLRTTNTQEIEETAARYLDLRIKFDKPITGKLARIAMERNNPEKFLKQFPAGYDLHPGDSTYYLR; from the coding sequence ATGGAAAACATTTCACCAGCAATTGAAACCCTCATTATCTCCGAAATTACCGGCACAATCTCCCAGGAGGAGAAAGAAATACTGGATTTACTAATAGCAGTCCATCCGGAAGTTGCCAATATTTCAAAACATCTGCATAAAAAACTGGGAGCAGTCACAATACCAAAAACAGATATTGATGCGATAATTACATCAATCACTAACGAAATAAATAATGTAGAGACACTCCCAGCCCCATCTTATAAAAATAATTCACGAAGGCGGTGGTATACCATTGCAGGTACCACACTTGCCGCAGCCGCCGTTACAGCCTTCATATGGTTCAGACCCGGCAATACCAGCAATATACCCTCGCCTCATTTGGACAAAGCATTTTTTGCCAATAATCAGAAAGCCATTACCCTGACATATGGTACTGCCATAAAAACCATTATGGGACAAGGCTTGTCAATAAATGAAAAAGGAGTAATCACCACAGATGATGGTCAGGTATTCGATACCGAAATTCTCCCGGGAGAAAACGCTTCTGTGGCTGTTCCGGATGGCGGCAGCTATCAGCTGAAACTATCTGATGGTACGCAGATTGTGATGAATTCCAAAACAACCGCAACATTCCCTCTCATATTCGGCAATAGAAGAAACCTCACCCTTGCAGGCGAAGCTTACATAGAAGCCGCAGAAGATGCTACAAAACCATTTGTTGTCTATGCTGCAGATACCGAGACAAAGGCACTGGGAACCGCGTTCAACATTAACAGTTATAAAACAGGAAATGTAGTAGTCTCATTGTTGAAAGGCAAAGTAAGAGTTTCCGGGGGCGGCCAGGAAAAGGAAATTACACCCGGTAATGCAGCCATCTATTCCGAAGGGAACATAGAAATCAGTCCCAACAAAAAGGATCTTTTAGATTGGGCAAAAGGTAAAATTTATCTGCGTACCACCAATACACAGGAGATTGAAGAAACAGCAGCGAGATACCTTGATCTCAGGATTAAGTTTGACAAACCCATCACAGGCAAGCTAGCCCGAATTGCCATGGAACGAAATAACCCCGAAAAATTCCTTAAACAATTTCCCGCAGGCTATGACCTGCATCCAGGTGACAGCACCTATTATTTAAGATAA
- a CDS encoding RagB/SusD family nutrient uptake outer membrane protein, with protein sequence MKKVIAVSVRLILLLLYVLMISACSELLDVAPPNGSIVGDQPFKNIATAKESIMGICKTMGSTPNPVCGGSILIALYSGEAVQLGTNSDQQEFASGFISPTNGTLGTVFWMAPYKIISQINFCIEGINNSKGIAAADKSQLTAECRFFRALVYFHMMNVFGAVPYITSTDYQVMQAQGRDNPDKVMDSIIADLQYAKMELPVQYPIGYKVIANKYAAMALLARCYLQQQKWRLAEQECKGVINSGMYQLEPLDSVFVINSKESIFQVLPQNMSNYSMETMLIYPTNSLYPRIALSDSLIRQFDTGDQRKSHWVKTVMIDQDTFYCPYKLKKGFRSAVDTFPIELTAVLRLSEMFLILAECRLQQGDLAGAAANLNMVRRRAGLSAVGVETGVISADKMKSLIERERQFEFFTECGINWYDLVRSGKVDVVMAQIKKDWDSRRRLWPIPKIDLEANKNLTQNPGY encoded by the coding sequence ATGAAGAAAGTTATCGCTGTTTCAGTTCGACTGATATTGTTGTTACTGTATGTGCTGATGATATCGGCATGTTCAGAACTGCTGGATGTAGCTCCACCGAATGGTAGTATCGTAGGAGATCAGCCATTTAAGAATATTGCTACGGCTAAAGAGTCGATTATGGGCATCTGCAAAACAATGGGGAGTACGCCCAATCCCGTTTGTGGAGGTAGTATTTTAATCGCCCTCTACAGTGGAGAAGCCGTGCAGTTGGGTACTAACTCAGATCAGCAGGAATTTGCCAGTGGATTTATCAGTCCGACGAATGGCACACTAGGTACTGTCTTCTGGATGGCGCCTTATAAAATTATCAGTCAGATTAATTTTTGTATTGAAGGCATCAATAATAGTAAGGGCATAGCTGCTGCCGATAAATCTCAGCTAACAGCTGAATGCAGATTTTTCAGGGCTCTGGTTTATTTTCATATGATGAATGTATTTGGTGCGGTTCCGTATATAACGTCAACTGATTACCAGGTAATGCAGGCACAGGGCCGCGATAATCCTGATAAAGTGATGGATTCCATCATAGCTGATCTGCAATATGCCAAAATGGAATTGCCTGTTCAGTATCCGATCGGTTATAAGGTAATAGCCAATAAGTATGCAGCAATGGCTTTGCTGGCGAGGTGTTATTTGCAGCAACAAAAATGGCGTTTGGCAGAACAGGAATGTAAAGGTGTCATTAACAGCGGAATGTATCAATTAGAGCCCCTTGACAGTGTATTTGTTATTAACAGCAAAGAATCCATCTTCCAGGTGCTTCCCCAGAATATGAGTAACTATTCTATGGAAACAATGTTAATTTATCCCACCAACAGCTTATATCCAAGGATTGCTTTATCTGATTCCCTGATCCGGCAATTTGATACCGGAGATCAGCGGAAGAGCCATTGGGTAAAAACAGTGATGATTGATCAGGATACGTTTTACTGCCCTTACAAGTTAAAAAAGGGATTTCGTTCTGCAGTTGACACCTTTCCAATCGAATTAACGGCAGTCCTCCGCTTGTCAGAGATGTTTTTAATCCTGGCGGAGTGCAGACTGCAACAAGGGGATCTTGCAGGTGCGGCGGCGAATTTAAATATGGTTCGCCGAAGGGCCGGATTGTCGGCTGTAGGCGTAGAAACAGGTGTTATCAGTGCCGATAAAATGAAAAGCCTGATCGAACGTGAACGCCAGTTTGAATTTTTCACGGAATGTGGAATTAACTGGTACGATCTTGTCCGATCAGGAAAAGTAGATGTTGTGATGGCGCAAATCAAAAAGGATTGGGATTCCCGCAGGCGTTTATGGCCTATTCCTAAGATCGATCTGGAAGCAAATAAAAACCTGACACAAAACCCAGGTTATTGA